In the Afipia sp. GAS231 genome, ACTGTTCGGCCCCGGCCAGCCGCTCGATGCCGCGAAATACTACATCATCATTCCGGATGGCCTCGGTCACGGCAAATCGTCCAAGCCCTCCGACGGCATGAAGACGGCATTTCCGAAATACGACTACGAAGACATGGTCGATGCGCATTACCGCCTGGTCAGGGAAGGGCTCGGCGTCAAACACCTGCGGCTCGTGATCGGCAATTCGATGGGCGGCATGCACACCTGGATCTGGGGCGGCCGCTACCCGCAATTCATGGATGCGCTGGTGCCGATGGCCTCGCAGCCGACCGAGATGGCGGCGCGCAACTGGATGCTGCGGCGGATGATGATCGAGACCATCCGCAACGACCCCGATTACAACGGTGGTAACTACACCGCGCAGCCGCGGATGATGAAATACGCCGTCAACGCCTATGGCATTGCGACCGGCGGCGGCACCCTCGCCTATCAGATGCTGGCGCCGACGGCAGCCGCGGCCGACAAGATGGTCGACGAACGGCTCGCTGTGGCGGTCACCGCTGATGCCAACGACTTCATCTATCAGTGGGAAGCCTCGCACGACTACAATCCGTCTGTTAGCCTCGACAAGATCGAGGCCACGCTGCTCGCAATCAACGCCGCAGACGACGAGCGCAATCCGCCGGAAACCGGCGTCACCGATGCGGCGCTCAAACATGTCAGGAACGGCCGGCTGCTCCTGATACCGGCCTCGACCGAGACGCGCGGCCATCTCACCACCGGCAACGCGGCGTTCTGGAAACAGCAGGTGCAGCAATTGCTGCGGACCGCGCCGCAACGGACCATGTGAGCCGGCGAGACATGGAAGACTGCGATACAGCTGCTGATTTCGCACCGCATCAATCTTGCGATCGCCCGCATCGCTCATTATTTGAGCGTGCATCCGCAATCAGGCTCCGGTTGAATTGCTTGGCTTACGATTTGCGGACGCATCCGCGCCCGCAATGAAACGAGGACACGGCGGAGGGTCGGATGCGAAGGCTCGCGCAATCTGTTTTGCTCGCGTGTCTGTCGGTAGTGGCAAGTGCCGCGATCGCGTTCGACAACGGCCAGTACGACAACGTCGCGCCCGACATCCGCGCCTGGTTCAAGAGCGTGACGGCCCCGAACGGCGTACCCTGCTGCGATATCTCCGACGGCCATCGCACCACGTACGACGTTCGCAAGGGCGCCTATTGGGTTCCGATCGATGGCGAGTGGATGGTGGTGCCGGAGCGCGCCGTCATTCGCGACCGCGGCAACCCGGTCGGCGAAGCCGTGGTGTGGTATGTGCATCACCGCGGCAGCATCATCATCAACTGTTTCGTGCCGGCCGACTCGATGTGAGTACCGCGGAGGATCGACTGGCCATGGCGCCGATAGCAGTGGCCGCCGAAGCAAGGCGATGGTATTTTGGCGGCCTGACGACACGGCTTCGGAGGACATCTTGACCGATTTCAGCGCCAGCGACCTCGCCACGATTTACCCCGCCCCCACGCCGCGCGTGATCGCCAAGGCGCGGCCGGCCATCGACGTGCATGCGAAAAAATTCATCGGCATGTCGCCGTTCTGCGTACTGGCGACATCCGGCTCCGACGGCAGCGTCGATGCCTCGCCGCGCGGCGGCAATCCCGGCTTCGTCAGCGTCGCCGGTCCGAACGAATTGCTGATGCCGGATCGCTCCGGCAACAACCGGATCGACAGTTTCAGGAACATCGTCGAAGGATCGGGCTGCGTGCAACTGATCTTCTTTGTGCCGGGGATCGACGAGACGCTGCGGGTCGGCGGCAAAGGAAAACTGTCGGCCGATCCTGAGCTGCTGGCCTCGATGGTCGAGTTCGGCAAGGAGCCGCGCGCGGCCCTGCGCATCGACGTCAGCGAGGTCTATTTCCACTGCGGCAAGGCGCTGATGCGCTCGAAGCTATGGGGAGGCGATCGCGTCGAGCGTTCGGTGATGCCCAGCATCGGCGAAGTGATCCACGACCAGACCGGGCTCGGCGAGCGCGAAAGCCAGGATGTGATCTACGAGCGCTACAAGACGCAGCTGTAGGGACCCCGTGTCTTCGCCACCCCAAAATGTCATCCCCTGCGAAAGCGGGGGATCCAGTACGCTGGGGATTCTCGATTCAGCTCCTACGGTCTCGGAATACTGGATCACCCGCTTTCGCGGGTGATGACAGCTACGAACGTCGCAAAATCCTTTAGTGCTCGCTCTCGAGCCCGCCGACGTGCTTCTGGGTGTAGAGCTCGAGCCCGATGCGCTTGATCAGATCGAGCTGGGTTTCGAGGAAATCGATGTGATGTTCCTCGTCCTTCATCAGCTGCTCGAACAGGTCGCGGGTGACGTAGTCCTTGACGCCATGGCAGTAGGTTGCGGCTTCCTGGTAGAGCGTGCGCGCCGCGATCTCGGAGGCAAGATCGCAGTCGATGATTTCCTTGACGTTCTGGCCGATCCGCAACGGATCCAGCACCTGCAGGTTGGGAAAGCCGTCGAGGAACAGGATCCGGTCGGTGAACTTGTCGGCGTGCTCCATCTCCTCGATGGATTCCTTGCGCCAGACCTTGGCCATGTCCAGCAGGCCCCAATTGTTGAGGAGCCGGTAATGCAGCCAGTACTGGCTGATGGCGGTGAGCTCGCTGCGGAGGCCCTTGTTGAGATAGTCGATGACTTTTGGGTCGCCCTGCATGGTGCACTCCAGATTTTGAGGCCAGATCGGCCTGAAACTGTATTTAGAACGCTTCTAAATGAGTTCAGAGGCAAGAGCAACCACTTCCCCAAGAAAGCGGTTGGGAACCACAAAATCGAGAAGATTCAGAGGGTTTTCAGCTTGCCGCGAGCGCGAAGGCTTGCGTGACTTCCTGGGCCGGCTCGTCATTGGCGGCGGCATGGCTGTGGGGGCAGCCCGAGCAGCAGGCCTTGGCGCAGGCGCCAAGCGCTTCGTCGATGATGGTCTTGATGGTGCGTGCGCAGCGGCCGCATTCGGCGCTGCAGCCGAGGCAGCCGTAGATCTGCTTCGGATGGCGCGCCAAGTCACCAGCTGCGCTGACGGCATTGCGGACATCATGGTCGCTGAGGACGTTGCAGGAACAGACGATCATGAAGTCGGCGGGCCCATCGGTGATGCTTCTGATCTTTCAGATATTGAAGCGCCGCAGCGGATGCAAAAGGAAAAACCGCAGTTTCAAGCAATTCCAAACTGATGCTGAATACAGCTTGGAATGAATCTAAAGAGATATGCCGCGACAGCTAAAAACCCGCTGTTTTCCCGGGAATTTGCGGGCTTAATCGCCACCCCCGCCGCCATCTCCACCACCGCCGCCGCTGTCCCCGCCGCCGCCTCCGCTGTCGGAACCGCTCCAGTCTCCAGAGGCGCCCGAACTATCCGATGAGGAGTTGCTGCTGAACCATGAGGCGACGTTCCAGCCATCGCCGCCGTAGCCACCGGTATAGGTCCCACCGGTGTCCGCGCTATCGCCGGACGCGCCCTGCCGACGGGCACTGCGGTTTTCTGCCCGGTTCATCAGCCAGTAGCAAACCAGCGATGTGCCGCCGACTGCCGCCAAAAATGCCGCTATTCCGCCGGTCATGACACCCTCTGGTTCGCCCCCGGACCCGGATCCCGCTGGACGGCCCGATTTCCTCCCATTGGTCGCCAAATAAGGCTCAGCCGTTCATTGATCATTCAAGCGAAATGTGGAATTTTCGCCGGGACAGAACG is a window encoding:
- a CDS encoding bacterioferritin-associated ferredoxin, encoding MIVCSCNVLSDHDVRNAVSAAGDLARHPKQIYGCLGCSAECGRCARTIKTIIDEALGACAKACCSGCPHSHAAANDEPAQEVTQAFALAAS
- a CDS encoding alpha/beta fold hydrolase, yielding MNFSQLALSVALALTPLTASAADYPAPKQGDWIARDFKFHTGQTMPELRLHYTTIGEPTGQPVLVLHGSGGSAANMLTAAFAGELFGPGQPLDAAKYYIIIPDGLGHGKSSKPSDGMKTAFPKYDYEDMVDAHYRLVREGLGVKHLRLVIGNSMGGMHTWIWGGRYPQFMDALVPMASQPTEMAARNWMLRRMMIETIRNDPDYNGGNYTAQPRMMKYAVNAYGIATGGGTLAYQMLAPTAAAADKMVDERLAVAVTADANDFIYQWEASHDYNPSVSLDKIEATLLAINAADDERNPPETGVTDAALKHVRNGRLLLIPASTETRGHLTTGNAAFWKQQVQQLLRTAPQRTM
- the bfr gene encoding bacterioferritin, with product MQGDPKVIDYLNKGLRSELTAISQYWLHYRLLNNWGLLDMAKVWRKESIEEMEHADKFTDRILFLDGFPNLQVLDPLRIGQNVKEIIDCDLASEIAARTLYQEAATYCHGVKDYVTRDLFEQLMKDEEHHIDFLETQLDLIKRIGLELYTQKHVGGLESEH
- a CDS encoding MSMEG_1061 family FMN-dependent PPOX-type flavoprotein translates to MTDFSASDLATIYPAPTPRVIAKARPAIDVHAKKFIGMSPFCVLATSGSDGSVDASPRGGNPGFVSVAGPNELLMPDRSGNNRIDSFRNIVEGSGCVQLIFFVPGIDETLRVGGKGKLSADPELLASMVEFGKEPRAALRIDVSEVYFHCGKALMRSKLWGGDRVERSVMPSIGEVIHDQTGLGERESQDVIYERYKTQL